The Carassius gibelio isolate Cgi1373 ecotype wild population from Czech Republic chromosome B12, carGib1.2-hapl.c, whole genome shotgun sequence genome has a segment encoding these proteins:
- the LOC127968898 gene encoding ATPase PAAT, with product MSSSEDAVISARSSWLCSSQKQLSDVLTTTQDNSPSDECRFKHDRCDPVCLERVEEGLPCVVTLLCTPNSASVISSLQVVSEARTIEVYSLSGEYCGTCRGEQVQKSHNDGSEDKRRFYRNHLVLEIPVASCEVKLLSLGGRSSVAITHMAVGLEMLKDRQIGPSIDPGIDLQRVQTMMEEMGTTLSPGAQNLMELVQCQQKNKSDMLNGFIPLLMGGRALSCLPRGGGDSSSAVAESGLGQLLNQTPGAMSAMLSSETGTVKTDLLPVLQSVCGQVTQLRLEEATSPERKKNGEREGHVCCAGFEKILETVVGKRMDEMERRLKEHLDLRLDALQQRLEITLQQAFSQKQQQ from the exons ATGTCCTCGAGTGAAGATGCAGTGATCTCTGCACGTAGTTCATGGCTGTGCTCATCACAGAAACAGCTGTCTGATGTTCTCACTACAACACAAGACAACAGTCCAAGCGATGAATGCAGGTTTAAACATGACAG GTGTGACCCTGTCTGTCTGGAGAGAGTTGAGGAGGGCTTGCCATGTGTTGTCACGCTTCTGTGCACACCTAACTCTGCATCTGTGATCAGCAGTCTTCAGGTCGTCAGTGAAGCCCGCACTATTGAAGTGTACTCACTGTCTGGAGAATACTGCGGCACCTGCCGCGGAGAGCAAGTTCAAAAATCACACAATGatgg TTCTGAAGATAAGAGGCGTTTCTACAGGAATCATCTGGTGCTGGAGATCCCTGTTGCATCCTGTGAGGTGAAG CTGCTCTCTCTCGGTGGCCGCTCATCTGTGGCTATCACCCATATGGCTGTGGGACTGGAGATGCTCAAGGACAGACAAATTGGGCCGAGTATAGACCCAGGCATTGACCTTCAGCGTGTGCAGACCATGATGGAGGAGATGGGCACCACCCTTTCACCAGGAGCGCAGAACCTCATGGAACTTGTGCAGTGCCAGCAAAAG AATAAATCAGACATGCTCAATGGATTCATTCCTCTGCTCATGGGAGGACGGGCTTTGAGTTGTTTGCCAAGAGGAGGTGGGGATTCTAGTTCTGCAGTAGCAGAGTCAGGCCTTGGGCAGCTTCTGAACCAGACCCCCGGAGCCATGTCTGCCATGCTGAGCTCTGAAACGGGCACGGTCAAGACAGACCTGCTTCCAGTGCTGCAGAGCGTATGCGGTCAGGTCACACAGCTCCGACTGGAAGAAGCCACATCTCCAGAGAGGAAGAAGAATGGAGAACG gGAGGGTCATGTTTGTTGTGCAGGGTTTGAGAAAATTCTGGAGACTGTTGTAGGGAAACGAATGGATGAGATGGAGAGAAGATTAAAGGAACATCTGGACCTGCGTCTGGACGCTCTTCAGCAGAGACTGGAGATCACACTTCAGCAGGCATTCTCTCAGAAACAACAGCAGTAA
- the get4 gene encoding Golgi to ER traffic protein 4 homolog, protein MSEQESLKSSSARNRGGVQRVEGKLRASVERGDYYEAHQMYRTLFFRYMSQEKHAEARELMYNGALLFFSYNQQNSAADLSMLVLESLEKSGAEVEDETLEHLAKLFSLMDPNSPERVAFVSRAIKWSSGGSGKLGHPKLHQLLALTLWKEQNYSESRYHFLHSSDGEGCAQMLVEYSSARGFHGEVDMFVAQAVLQFLCLKNKTSALVVFTTYTQKHPSIEKGPPYVQPLLNFLWFLLLAVDGGKLTVFTVLCEQYQPSLKRDPMYNEYLDRIGQLFFGVPPKQSSSYGGLLGNLLNSLMGSGEEEEGEEAQEDSSPIELD, encoded by the exons ATGTCGGAGCAGGAGTCTCTGAAGAGCTCCAGCGCGAGGAACCGCGGAGGAGTACAGCGAGTAGAGGGCAAACTGAGAGCCAGTGTGGAGAGAGGAGATTATTATGAAGCCCATCAGATGTACCGGACGTTATTCTTCAG GTACATGTCACAAGAGAAGCACGCAGAGGCCAGAGAGTTGATGTACAATGGAGCATTGCTCTTCTTTAGTTATAATCAG CAAAACAGTGCTGCAGATCTGTCCATGCTGGTACTAGAGTCCCTGGAGAAATCTGGGGCCGAAGTAGAGGATGAGACACTAG AGCATTTGGCTAAACTCTTCAGCCTGATGGACCCAAATTCACCAGAGCGAGTGGCGTTTGTCTCCAGAGCGATCAAGTGGTCATCAGGAGGCTCGGGGAAGTTGGGCCACCCCAAACTACACCAGCTGCTGGCGCTCACATTGTGGAAAG agCAAAACTACAGTGAATCACGCTATCATTTCCTACACTCATCTGATGGAGAAGGCTGTGCACAGATGTTGGTGGAGTATTCATCAGCGCGAGGTTTTCACGGAGAGGTGGACATGTTTGTAGCACAGGCCGTTTTACA GTTCCTTTGTCTAAAAAATAAGACAAGCGCACTGGTGGTGTTCACCACATACACACAGAAGCACCCGTCTATAGAGAAGGGTCCTCCATATGTGCAGCCTCTGCTGAACTTCCTGTGGTTCCTCCTGCTGGCTGTGGACGG TGGGAAGTTGACGGTCTTCACAGTGTTATGCGAGCAGTATCAGCCATCACTGAAGAGAGACCCTATGTACAATGAG TATCTGGATAGAATAGGACAACTGTTTTTTGGAGTGCCACCTAAACAGTCATCATCATATGGTGGTTTGCTAG GAAACCTATTGAATAGTCTAATGGGCTCAGGTGAGGAGGAAGAGGGTGAGGAAGCTCAAGAGGACAGCAGCCCCATAGAGCTGGACTGA